One window from the genome of Firmicutes bacterium HGW-Firmicutes-1 encodes:
- a CDS encoding nucleotidyltransferase has protein sequence MASTVIQAFNEFLKDIVNLDSNITKRAISSRDWLMNQIANFKTKDSDFPKLYEDININFGSFARKTKIRELDDIDIMIGLNAQKSTYMTYSDRIEIAVSSDATDLLKLCHSNSTSLNSKRVINKFVSACSNVPQYSNAEIKRNQEAAVLNLSSYPWSFDIVPCFITSEDCYGKSYYLIPDGNGYWKKTDPRIDKERTTRINRNHDGNILQIIRMLKYWNRRATMPTMSSYLLETMILNYYEGQSSKASQFVDVEFPKVMAYIYNNITGNVDDPKGIQGNINSLTYDERTRIKNKTAIDYNVAIAASELEQNKDMKSSIGKWGDVFGSEFPKYN, from the coding sequence ATGGCATCAACTGTAATACAAGCATTTAATGAATTCTTGAAGGATATTGTTAATTTGGATTCAAATATAACAAAAAGAGCTATTAGTAGTCGTGATTGGTTAATGAATCAGATTGCCAATTTCAAGACAAAGGATAGTGATTTCCCAAAGTTGTACGAAGATATAAACATCAATTTTGGCTCATTTGCAAGGAAAACAAAGATAAGAGAATTGGATGACATTGATATTATGATAGGGCTAAATGCTCAAAAGTCAACATATATGACATATTCTGATAGAATTGAGATCGCAGTTTCAAGTGATGCTACAGATTTATTAAAATTGTGTCATTCAAATTCTACATCGCTTAACTCAAAAAGGGTCATTAATAAATTTGTTTCTGCCTGCTCAAATGTACCTCAATATAGCAACGCCGAGATTAAGCGAAATCAAGAAGCAGCAGTTTTAAATTTGAGTTCTTATCCATGGAGTTTTGATATAGTACCGTGCTTTATTACTTCTGAAGATTGTTATGGAAAGAGTTATTACTTGATACCTGACGGTAATGGTTATTGGAAGAAAACAGATCCGAGGATTGATAAGGAAAGAACGACTCGGATAAATCGAAATCATGATGGTAACATTCTTCAAATAATTAGGATGCTAAAGTATTGGAATAGAAGAGCAACAATGCCGACTATGTCATCATATTTGCTTGAGACAATGATACTAAACTATTATGAGGGGCAAAGCTCAAAGGCTAGCCAATTTGTAGATGTTGAATTTCCAAAAGTAATGGCCTATATATACAATAACATTACGGGGAACGTTGATGATCCAAAGGGCATACAAGGAAACATCAACAGTTTGACTTATGATGAAAGGACTAGAATTAAGAACAAAACAGCGATAGACTACAATGTAGCCATAGCTGCAAGCGAATTAGAACAAAACAAGGACATGAAATCTTCAATCGGTAAATGGGGAGATGTATTTGGGAGTGAATTCCCCAAATATAATTAG
- a CDS encoding toxin, whose translation MPNRDYIQTVAHELIKKYDTRDPFELCKAIGVEVFYADLGSLKGMYKYLKKNRFAVINEGLDSYSKTLVCAHELGHDILHQDLAKRVCLQEFMLYDMKSRPEYEANLFASEILLPDDKILTLAHDGYDIEQIAKALSIDINLVAIKISSMNTRGYQFNNLIDAKSDFLRK comes from the coding sequence ATGCCAAATAGAGATTATATTCAGACTGTCGCTCATGAACTTATTAAAAAATATGATACACGGGATCCGTTTGAATTGTGCAAAGCCATTGGAGTTGAGGTCTTTTATGCAGACCTCGGAAGTTTGAAAGGAATGTATAAATATCTTAAGAAAAACCGTTTTGCTGTCATAAATGAGGGACTTGACTCTTACTCCAAAACGCTTGTATGTGCTCACGAGCTTGGGCATGATATACTGCATCAAGATTTAGCCAAAAGAGTCTGTTTACAGGAATTCATGCTCTATGATATGAAAAGTCGGCCGGAGTATGAAGCTAATCTTTTTGCTTCGGAGATTCTCTTGCCAGATGATAAGATTTTGACTTTGGCTCATGATGGGTATGATATTGAGCAAATTGCTAAAGCTTTATCGATTGATATAAATTTGGTGGCCATTAAGATATCTTCTATGAATACTAGAGGGTATCAATTCAATAACCTGATTGATGCAAAATCAGATTTTTTGCGAAAATAA
- a CDS encoding transcriptional regulator translates to MLFGEKIKELRNLAEMSQQELANQTGLSLRSIQNYESNQRYPKDVAILNKLCVALSTTIEELMKEEDNFIVEAASKYGARGKKDAKLLVEELGGLFAGGELGEEDKDKVFRAITEMYWKAKDNNKKYTPKKYKKNSEPNE, encoded by the coding sequence ATGTTGTTTGGTGAGAAAATTAAGGAACTCAGGAATTTGGCAGAAATGAGTCAGCAGGAGTTAGCTAATCAAACCGGACTTTCATTGCGTTCTATTCAGAACTATGAGAGCAATCAACGTTATCCAAAAGATGTGGCTATTCTAAACAAGCTATGCGTTGCTTTAAGCACCACAATCGAAGAACTCATGAAAGAAGAAGACAATTTTATTGTAGAAGCAGCATCTAAGTATGGCGCACGTGGGAAAAAAGATGCTAAATTGCTTGTTGAAGAACTCGGCGGACTATTTGCAGGTGGCGAACTGGGCGAAGAAGACAAGGACAAAGTATTTAGAGCCATTACAGAGATGTATTGGAAGGCAAAAGATAATAATAAAAAATACACCCCCAAAAAATACAAAAAAAACAGCGAGCCTAATGAATAG